Genomic DNA from Setaria italica strain Yugu1 chromosome V, Setaria_italica_v2.0, whole genome shotgun sequence:
TCCGGTGGAAGTAGTCGTTCCCCTAGCAGCTGACGAGAGAAAGTCCGGAAGGTGAACAGACTCGGTAGGGAGTCAGGGAGAGGACCTGCAATCAGAAAGTATACTATGCTACTTCAGGGGGCTAACCAAGAAATGTAACGTCTCCACCAGAGGGCCTACTAAAAGTTTCCAAAGCAATTGGACTGGCCAGATCTTGGCCGTCCATATTTACTCCAACGGATGAAGTTAGCCAGGAGTACGGGAGCACCTGGAGGCCTTGGAGTACTAGAATCGTTCTCCAAGGCAAGTTTGTTAGCTACACATTTCGTAACGTGTCCACTTTTGTAAATCACAGTAAGAAAGACTCTTTGATTCTCCGTGACTCCCAAATAATTCAACCAGATGGTGATCCCAACATATCATACACTACTGAAATTATCATTTCATTTTGATATTGAAACCCTTCATAGATTAACGTCCAAGTTTTTTAAGATGGAGGATTCATTTTTAAAAGCTCTGTAAGCCTATAGTATGAGTTCTTTGGTGAAAAATTCTACTAGTATGAATTTTCGTAGAAATCAAAATCTGGGAGAGGCAGATGACTGATGTTAACGCACCGACAGGTGGGATCCACATGTGGGGGCTCCGGGCGTCAGCGAGGTAAGTGAAAGCCGCTCGGTTCGCCCACCAACCTGTTGCGGCCTGCGGGAGCGCTTGCTGCCTGTCCTCTTTCGATTCCGTTCCTTTCCCTTCCCTTCCGTGGGCGCTGCGATGAGATGCTGGCGCTACTgatgctgctgcggcggcgaggagctcaCCCCAACGCCGACGAGCagaaccaccaccaccggatctAAAGCCCCCTTGCCTCCTCGTCTCCCCCTCTCCACGCGTAGGGCGTCGAGCGCATCGGGGCGGCGAGCctgcgacgccggcggcggcaagcccCCGCTGGGGCAGTGAGCTCGCCCGCGGCAAGCCTGCGTTGGGGCCGCGAGCGCGTCGTAGGCAGCGGGCTCGCGCCGCAGAGAACCCGCTTCGGGGGAGGGGAAGCGCGTCAGCTGCCCTGCTTCCCGCCTGCGGGAAGACAAACCCCCTCAGGTCAGCAGCGTGACGCTGTCAGCCTCAGCTCGATCCCATCAGTGGCCATTAAGGAATCTGGCTTCGATTGAGCCGATTGCGGTCGTTGTATTGACAAATTCGAAGAGCAAGTGGATGGGCTCTTTTGATTTGTTCAATTTTGATCGCCAATTTCAGCtaaaaacctttttttttctttcagttCTTCCACTCCGGTGCTTCAGAACAAGAGTAAGAAGACCATGGCGATGCGGGGCGTCGATTTCAAGTGGTGCGTCTCACCCCTCTCGTCTCTCCGCTTCTTCTCTAATTCGTTCCCTCTTTTAATTTGGAGATCCCTGTCAAATCAACCCTAGCTAGTTAGTTGGACAGTTAGTGCGGTTGGCTGATTTGAGAGACTGGGTTTGCGATTGATTGCAGGTACGACGGGTTCTTCCTCTCCATGCTCGCCACTAGCGTGTATCCTACTTCACCCACTAATTCCCTGACCAACTTCATCCAATTTTTTATTTCGTTGCTTATGCTATTCCTTAATAATCATCCAATACATGTTTAGAATCATCGTCTCCATAAATTGGAAGAGGTATCGCCTATGTGCCCATCCACTCCATATTTGGATAGTGGTCAGATTCCTGTCCTGCCCCagtgtttctttttttcattcTACTTGAAGGATTAGTATCTCAGTTTTTACTACTCATGTGTGGATTGATTCTATTTTCGTTCATTGTTTCTACTGCCTGCTTTCCACAGGTGGACTACACCACTGTCTTCATCTTCCGTCTGCTGATGTTTCTCGATAATGGTCTTGCTGCAGGGATGGGATTGTGAGTCATTTTAAACCTACTCCCCCAACGCTTTGGACTCTTTTCTTAATTCGAGAAAGTATTGGAATACAAACTAATTTTGTCATGCAATTTAGCATGTTGCATTCACTTGTGCTCTTCTTTGGTCGCCCAAAGCCGTAGTTGAGCATTATGGTCTCACTGCTTTGCCAGCCACTGAAAAAGCTAACAAGGCAAGAAAATTGTTCTTGATGACCTCACCAATGCGAATCACAGACAGACCTTGATTGCAACCTCGATCCTGTCTTGGTTTAAACTAATCAAACCGTTAGTCCTTTAGAAACTCTTAGTGGAAACAAGATTACGGAGATGCATAAAGCTAGATAGATACCCTCGGTTCTGTGCGATTTATCACTAGGATAGTCTGTTGCTCACATGGTCATATCTCTCTGAATAGTCTGCAGATCCAGTGGATGACACTCTAACTTATGGTCAGGCTATTTAGAATCGATAAAAGTATTGTGCTCCTTAAGCTATCTCAATTTTGTTTTGTCTGAAGTACTCTCGACTTTCTATCAGCTAATGGAATATTCTAAATTCGGATATCTCAGTTTTCTGATATGTGTtgtttgaaaattgaaatgaaacCTGTTAATGGCATATTCTATGTGATGCAGGCGATTACTTTCAAATGCATGATTCTAAGATTTGAGTTGCAGTATTCTTTTCATCAAAGTAATTATGTAACACATAGCCATTTACGATTTGTCTAGGTGCATGGGAGGTTCTTGATCTTCCATTTTCCTACCATATTAATTGCTACTTTATGTTTTTCATTCGCATACAGTTGTTTTAAGTTTCTAAGCTTTGTCTTATTTGTCCGCCCCACAACCAATGACTAACTGAACTTTGCAGAAGTATGGCTGTCAGTTAATTCTTTTGTATATTTTTGTGTTTCAAACTGTAGAGACCTCGGATGGCAACAGAGATATGCTCGCTTTTGTGGAAGAATAGTTGTCCTCTCAGTTCTTGTACTACTTCTCTACCCCTTTCTTTGGGTTTGGACTGTGATAGGAACATTGTGGTTTAGCACTGCAAGAAGCTGCGTGAGTTCTGATATTCTTGATATAGGTATTATTTGTATCACTATATATGTGAATTATACTAAATGCACATTTCCTCTGTAGTTGCCTGAGGAAGGACAAAAATGGGGCTTCCTGATATGGCTGCTGTTCAGTTACTGTGGGCTCGCCTGTATTGCTTGTGTTGCTGTTGGAAAGGTATTACTGTGAAGTTCGTATATACATTTTGAAAATGCTTATCTAACAGTGGTATTACATATGCCCTTCCTACAAAAATAATAGTTTATTTAGTATGGTGATGCTGTTAATGGAGTTAGTTCTGCTGCCCATCTTTATTGAATTGGGCATGCATATTGCGACTTGATCTTACTTGGACTGAAATTGTTTAGCTTAAGTTCAGTGCGCGTAAACTGTAAAGAATGTTTATATCCATGATACATTCACATCTGCTGTTCATCAGCTAGAATAATATTGAGCTACTATGTGGATAAAGATTATGTGCCTCATTATTAGTATTAGTTCAGAAGGGACACTGATGGGTTCTATTCTAATGGGCATAACTGTACTGGTCTGAACTGTGTGCTATGAGCTTGGATGCTTCATTGGATTCTTTAAAAGGATGAAGTGTTACTGATCCTCTTGCATAAAGTCTTTAATCTTGATATACTGAGTGTCTACTTCTGGTCAAACATACAACTGTATTTGATATATGTGATATCACTACTTCACCAGGGATCCACACTTATATGTCCCTACCTAAGTACACATCTATCAAACACTAAAGCGGTTGACCTGTTCATGTGCATTTTTTCAGTTTTCACTCTATATTTGACTGTTCGTGTGCAATATGACATACTAATAAAAGCATGTTCCTGTGATTTAATAGAAGTGTATACTTATAGGAAGGAGGCATAATATTATTGACTTGTTACTAGTATGGCTTTGATTATTCTGAGGATCATTTGAGCAGATGCTAGTTCATGGAGAATTTATGATTTTTGTTTTGTAGTGGATAAACCGAAGGCATGCACTTCAACAAAGGGCACAGCAGGGAATTCCCGTCTCTGAATATGGGGTACTGCTTCTCTCTATTTTCTATGCATCCTTTTACGAATATAAAATGAGCTGTTGAGATTAGCAGTTTGAATGTATCAAATCATTTTGTGCATCTTTATTAGTGTTTTCATGTTTAGTTCATGATATATTCTCCCAATGATATTTTATTGATCATTATACTTAAACTTGTTTGAAATTTATTGGGAATTTTTAAAATTTACAAATTCATGAGTCAGATATAGGTGTAGCTATACCTAAATGTTAGATTTAATTTTCTACCATGTCCAAACTGGTTTTTCTTCATGGGCAAGATTGAATGTTTTGGTTGAATGCACAGGTTTATTTTGTTTCAATCTATTCCTGTATTTATTCTGGTGGTATGGTATATTTCTAATATGGTGTTCATTCGTGCAGGTTTTGGTTGATATGATCCGCGTGCCTGACTGGGCATTTGAGGCCGTTGGCCTGGAAATGAGAGTGGGCCAAGATACAGCATACCATCCGGGTCTTTATTTAACTGCAGCTCAGGTGAGTTTATTTTGGTAATCTTGCGCAAGTTCGCTAAAGTATTTTCTATATGCTTAGCTGTAGATCCAATGGTTGTGCAGCTTGTTAGTTGTTGGTTTGCTCATGGAATAGGTCTAGCTTAGCAAATTTATGCTTTTTTCTTGACTGTTAGCAATAAGAATTCTGTTTGTCTacgaagaaaaagagaaatttgGTAATAGGACAGAGAGATCAGAAGTGCTAGAGGGCTAAAAGTTTAGGAAACTTTTACCATTGTTCAATAGTACCCTAATAGGATTTTCAGTGAAGAGAGGaacagcatttttttttctttggactAGACATCTGGTGCCAGTCAATGCTGAAGTTGGAGATGCATTCCTTGCCTGTATATGTCTGAATGTTCTAGTGCTCTCTTCTAGTAGTACTAGGGATGTAGAGTGGAACTATTCTAGTTCCACATATGGAGCATCATTATAGTATCAATTAACTCATCTTATATCTGCTATTTTGTATGCTAGCATTAAGTTAGAATCGAATTTTCCTTGGATGGATTATGCACTTTTGAATTTTGAGgggtccttttctttttgtgcagAGAGAAGCAGTTGAGGCACTGATTCAAGAACTTCCAAAATTCAGGCTGAAAGCTGTTCCAACGGACTGCAGTGAATGTCCTATTTGCCTTGAAGAATTTCATGTTGGCAATGAGGTAAAGCAGAGTCGCTGTCTACCTCATGCATCAATAGTCATAAGCAGCTCTTAAAGCCTTAAGGAGATGAATCGATTTGGTTGCGATATATGCTCACGGGTCCAATCCAATCCTGTTAATGCAGGTCCGTGGACTCCCATGTGCACACAATTTCCATGTGGAGTGCATCGACCAATGGCTCCGGCTGAACGTCAAGTGCCCGCGGTGCCGGTGCTCTGTCTTCCCCAACCTGGATCTAAGTGCGCTGAACAATCTCCGGTCGACCAGCGAGCCAGACCATCCATCTGCCAGTGCCAGCGATGTAACAACAGCAACTTCAGCGACTAGATATGTGAGGTCACAGCCGGTGGGGCAAAGCTACTTGGTGCGGTTGCAGGGTCTGCTGCTCCGCCCAGTCCGGCATGAAAGCCTGGAGAGTGGGGGTGAGCCAGCGGTGGCCAACAGCAGGTCGGTTGGCCCTGAGGAGCTGCCCAGCATAGTTGTAGATGACGGCCATCAGCTGCCAGATCGCTGACTGGTTTGATGGCCTAAACTATAATGAGTAGGGGGGAAAATAGGAAGGGAATCAAATTATGCAGCGGTTTTCTTTTTGCTGTGTTTTTTGCGAGTAAATAATATTGTTATGTTATGGTTTCGACCTATTTGTCGTTTGCGCACCAGTTAGCCAGGATCATCCATGTATGTTGCGTGCATGTAATTGTGTATTAGTAATGATCATGTGATTAATTTTGTGCTGAGCCTGAGCTGAGCTGCTGCTTGGCTTATAATGTTTGATCTTTCCCTGTAGTAGTACTTAGTAGAGTTGATCTATTGTAGTACATAGGAGTGACACAGTACTAGATGTAACAAGTCGCCAATCTCACCCTAAGGTACTTTCGTTATGCATCACGCTCTTGTCAATTCATCTATAAAAGGTAGATCATTATTTTGTACTTTGTGTTCGATATCTCCTAGTGAAAACTAGGATAAAGGTAGTGCACATATTTACAATACTTGCAACGAACCAGTAATTCTCATTCTTTTTCGCTGCATTGCGCAGGGAAATTAACCAGACATCATCCTGACAAATTAACGTACGTGTGCAACAGTGCAAGCATGGTTGCTTCGCCATCAAACTCATCGTCATCCCTCCAGACTATTTAACTCGAGCTCACCTTGAACCGTTCAATGGACGATCTGCTATGGCCGTATTCCCTCCTTGAACTCATGAACTCAGGCACTGTGAAACTCCGGTACTGTGCGGGCTTTTCTGCTGTCACCAGTTCTGGGAGAGGCCCAAAGAGGTCGGACTTGTCACGCTTGGCAGGATTGATGAAGAGGGCGATCGACACCCTGGCATCTTGTGTGGATTTGATGACCACCCTGTGCTCCACGCTCTTTAATTCATCATTGGAAACAACCTGCTTGCAGGCACAACAGTTACTCCTTGCAGTCACAAATAATTGATATTTTGAACATAACGCAGTCTCTGAAATACAACATTAGCTTTTACTTTTTGTTGCAATATATTACAAAGCAAAGTAGAAATGTATACTTCCACAAAAATACTTGCCTAGACCACCTACTCATATTGTTGGGTTGCATGCTAAATTAATGTGCAGTTTACGCTGAATTTTACACTACTCTGCCATGTGCCTGTGACACAACAGGATTAAGAGCAACAAATACATATGCAAAACATAGCGTTCAACCAGCCTTCTTGTGTTGCCTGATAAAAATGGAGAGGACCTGACGACTCTCTGGTCCCTAATAACCCCTAGTGCATCTAGAAGACAATTGCAAAATTTGATTTGAAAATGTAAAGCACTTCAgtggttgaaacttgaaagtggATTTTGAATATATTTACAAGAGGGTAAAACTGCAGTTATTTTGAATCAGAGGAGGTATTTAACTATAGTACA
This window encodes:
- the LOC101756920 gene encoding E3 ubiquitin-protein ligase SIS3, which codes for MAMRGVDFKWYDGFFLSMLATSVIIVSINWKRYRLCAHPLHIWIVVDYTTVFIFRLLMFLDNGLAAGMGLDLGWQQRYARFCGRIVVLSVLVLLLYPFLWVWTVIGTLWFSTARSCLPEEGQKWGFLIWLLFSYCGLACIACVAVGKWINRRHALQQRAQQGIPVSEYGVLVDMIRVPDWAFEAVGLEMRVGQDTAYHPGLYLTAAQREAVEALIQELPKFRLKAVPTDCSECPICLEEFHVGNEVRGLPCAHNFHVECIDQWLRLNVKCPRCRCSVFPNLDLSALNNLRSTSEPDHPSASASDVTTATSATRYVRSQPVGQSYLVRLQGLLLRPVRHESLESGGEPAVANSRSVGPEELPSIVVDDGHQLPDR